From Symphalangus syndactylus isolate Jambi chromosome 17, NHGRI_mSymSyn1-v2.1_pri, whole genome shotgun sequence, one genomic window encodes:
- the SARNP gene encoding SAP domain-containing ribonucleoprotein isoform X3, translated as MAQKHPGERGLYGAHHSGGASLRTLGPSVDPEIPSFSGLRDSAGTAPNGTRCLTEHSGPKYTQHPNPAHWLDPSHGPPGGPGPPRDAEDPNQSETSSEEESGVDQELSKENETGNQEDGNSFLSIPSACNCQGTPGIPEGPYSEGGNGSSSNFCHHCTSPALGEDELEEEYDDEESLKFPSDFSRVSSGKKPPSRRQRHRFPTKEDTREGGRRDPRSPGRHRLGRKRSQADKRKGLGLWGAEELCQLGQAGFWWLIELLVLVGEYVETCGHLIYACRQLKSSDLDLFRVWMGVWTGRLRGWAQVIFQFLSQGFYCGVGLFTRFLKLLGALLLLALALFLGFLQLGWRFLVGLGDRLGWRDKATWLFSWLDSPALQRCLTLLRDSRPWQRLVRIIQWGWLELPWVKQNINRQGNAPVASGRYCQPEEEVARLLTMAGVPEDELNPFHVLGVEATASDVELKKAYRQLAVMVHPDKNHHPRAEEAFKVLRAAWDIVSNAEKRKEYEMKRMAENELSRSVNEFLSKLQDDLKEAMNTMMCSRCQGKHRRFEMDREPKSARYCAECNRLHPAEEGDFWAESSMLGLKITYFALMDGKVYDITEWAGCQRVGISPDTHRVPYHISFGSRIPGTRGRQRATPDAPPADLQDFLSRIFQVPPGQMPNGNFFAAPQPAPGATAASKPNSTVPKGEAKPKRRKKGLPSVAQAGVRWCDHGLLQPQPPGLK; from the exons ATGGCCCAGAAGCACCCCGGAGAAAGAGGGTTGTATGGAGCCCACCACAGTGGTGGTGCCTCCCTCAGGACTTTAGGACCCTCCGTGGACCCTGAAATACCTTCATTCTCAGGACTCAGGGACTCAGCAGGGACTGCTCCTAATGGTACCCGCTGCCTCACAGAGCACTCTGGTCCTAAGTACACACAGCACCCAAACCCAGCCCATTGGTTGGACCCAAGCCATGGCCCCCCAGGGGGTCCAGGGCCACCTAGAGATGCAGAGGACCCTAATCAAAGTGAGACGTCTTCAGAAGAAGAGTCAGGAGTGGACCAGGAACTCTCAAAAGAAAACGAGACTGGGAACCAGGAGGATGGGAactcttttctttccattccatctGCTTGCAACTGCCAGGGAACACCTGGAATTCCAGAAGGGCCTTACTCTGAGGGAGGAAATGGTTCTTCTAGCAACTTTTGCCACCACTGTACCTCTCCAGCCTTGGGGGAAGATGAGTTGGAAGAGGAATATGATGATGAAGAATCTCTCAAGTTCCCCAGTGATTTTTCACGTGTGTCCAGCGGAAAGAAACCCCCATCCCGGAGACAGCGGCACCGCTTTCCAACGAAGGAGGATACTCGGGAGGGTGGACGTAGGGATCCCAGGTCCCCTGGTCGACATCGGCTGGGTCGGAAACGAAGTCAGGCAGATAAGCGCAAAGGCCTGGGATTGTGGGGAGCCGAGGAACTATGTCAACTTGGACAGGCAGGCTTTTGGTGGCTGATTGAACTGCTGGTATTGGTGGGAGAGTACGTAGAAACTTGTGGCCATCTCATCTATGCATGCAGGCAACTGAAAAGCAGTGATTTGGACCTTTTTCGAGTTTGGATGGGAGTGTGGACAGGGCGGTTGAGGGGCTGGGCCCAGGTCATTTTTCAGTTTCTAAGCCAGGGGTTTTACTGTGGAGTAGGACTGTTTACTCGTTTTCTTAAGCTGCTGGGTGCTTTGCTGCTCCTGGCTCTGGCCCTTTTTTTGGGCTTTCTACAGTTGGGATGGCGGTTTCTGGTGGGACTAGGTGACCGGTTAGGCTGGAGGGATAAGGCCACCTGGCTCTTCTCTTGGCTGGATTCTCCAGCCTTGCAGCGTTGCTTGACTCTGCTGAGAGATAGCAGGCCATGGCAGCGGCTGGTAAGAATAATTCAGTGGGGCTGGCTGGAGTTGCCTTGGGTCAAGCAGAATATTAATAGGCAGGGGAATGCACCTGTAGCTAGTGGGCGCTACTGCCAGCCTGAAGAGGAAGTGGCTCGACTCTTGACCATGGCTGGGGTTCCTGAGGATGAGCTAAACCCTTTCCATGTACTGGGGGTTGAGGCCACAGCATCAGATGTTGAACTGAAGAAGGCCTATAGACAGCTGGCAGTGATG GTTCATCCTGACAAAAATCATCATCCCCGGGCTGAGGAGGCCTTCAAGGTTTTGCGAGCAGCTTGGGACATTGTCAGCAATGCTGAAAAACGAAAGGAATATGAGAT GAAACGAATGGCAGAGAATGAGCTGAGCCGGTCAGTAAATGAGTTTCTGTCCAAGCTGCAAGATGACCTCAAGGAGGCAATGAATACTATGATGTGTAGCCGATGCCAAGGAAAGCATAG GAGGTTTGAAATGGACCGGGAACCTAAGAGTGCCAGATACTGTGCTGAGTGTAATAGGCTGCATCCCGCTGAGGAAGGAGACTTTTGGGCAGAGTCAAGCATGTTGGGCCTCAAGATCACCTACTTTGCACTGATGGATGGAAAGGTGTATGACATCACAG AGTGGGCTGGCTGCCAGCGTGTAGGTATCTCCCCAGATACCCACAGAGTCCCCTATCACATCTCATTTGGTTCTCGGATTCCAGGCACCAGAGGACGGCAGAG AGCCACCCCAGATGCCCCTCCTGCTGATCTTCAGGATTTCTTGAGTCGGATCTTTCAAGTACCTCCAGGGCAGATGCCCAATGGGAACTTCTTTGCAGCTCCTCAGCCTGCCCCTGGAGCCACTGCAGCCTCTAAGCCCAACAGCACAGTACCCAAGGGAGAGGCCAAACCTAAGCGGCGGAAGAAA
- the MMP19 gene encoding matrix metalloproteinase-19 isoform X2: MDYLSQYGYLQKPLEGSNNFKPEDITEALRAFQEASELPVSGQLDDATRARMRQPRCGLEDPFNQKTLKYLLLGRWRKKHLTFRILNLPSTLPPHTARTALRQAFEDWSNVAPLTFREVQAGAADIRLSFHGRQSSYCSNTFDGPGRVLAHADIPELGSVHFDEDEFWTEGTYRGVNLRIIAAHEVGHALGLGHSRYSQALMAPVYQGYRPHFKLHPDDVAGIQALYGKKSPVIRDEEEEETELPTVPPVPTEPSPMPDPCSSELDAMMLGPRGKTYAFKGDYVWTVTDSGPGPLFRVSALWEGLPGNLDAAVYSPRTQWIHFFKGDKVWRYINFKMSPGFPKKLNRVEPNLDAALYWPLNQKVFLFKGSGYWQWDELARTDFSSYPKPIKGLFTGVPNQPSAAMSWQDGRVYFFKGKVYWRLNQQLRVEKGYPRNIAHNWMHCHPQTIDTTPSGGNTTPSGTGTTLDTTLSATETTFEY; encoded by the exons atg GACTACCTGTCACAATATGGGTACCTACAGAAGCCTCTAGAAGGATCTAATAACTTCAAGCCAGAAGATATTACCGAGGCTCTGAG aGCTTTTCAGGAAGCATCTGAACTTCCAGTCTCAGGTCAGCTGGATGATGCCACAAGGGCCCGCATGAGGCAGCCTCGTTGTGGCCTAGAGGATCCCTTCAACCAGAAGACCCTTAAATACCTGTTGCTGG GCCGCTGGAGAAAGAAGCACCTGACTTTCCGCATCTTGAACCTGCCCTCCACCCTTCCACCCCACACAGCCCGGACAGCCCTGCGTCAAGCCTTCGAGGACTGGAGCAACGTGGCTCCCTTGACCTTCCGAGAGGTGCAGGCTGGCGCGGCTGACATCCGCCTCTCCTTCCATGGCCGCCAAAGCTCGTACTGTTCCAATACTTTTGATGGGCCTG GGAGAGTCCTGGCCCATGCCGACATCCCAGAGCTGGGCAGTGTGCACTTCGATGAAGACGAGTTCTGGACTGAGGGGACCTACCGCGGGGTGAACCTGCGCATCATTGCAGCCCATGAAGTGGGCCATGCTCTGGGGCTTGGGCACTCCCGATATTCCCAGGCCCTCATGGCCCCAGTCTACCAGGGCTACCGGCCCCACTTCAAGCTGCACCCAGATGATGTGGCAGGGATCCAGGCTCTCTATG GCAAGAAGAGTCCAGTGATAAGggatgaggaagaagaagagacagaGCTGCCCACTGTGCCCCCAGTGCCCACAGAACCCAGTCCCATGCCAGACCCCTGCAGTAGTGAACTGGATGCCATGATGCTGG GGCCCCGTGGGAAGACCTATGCTTTCAAGGGGGACTATGTGTGGACTGTAACAGATTCAGGACCGGGCCCCTTGTTCCGAGTGTCTGCCCTTTGGGAGGGGCTCCCCGGAAACCTGGATGCTGCTGTCTACTCGCCTCGAACACAATGGATTCACTTCTTTAAGG GAGACAAGGTGTGGCGCTACATTAATTTCAAGATGTCTCCTGGCTTCCCCAAGAAGCTGAATAGGGTAGAACCTAACCTGGATGCAGCTCTCTATTGGCCTCTCAACCAAAAGGTGTTCCTCTTTAAG GGCTCCGGGTACTGGCAGTGGGACGAGCTAGCCCGAACCGACTTCAGCAGCTACCCCAAACCAATCAAGGGTTTGTTTACGGGAGTGCCAAACCAGCCCTCGGCTGCTATGAGTTGGCAAGATGGCCGAGTCTACTTCTTCAAGGGCAAAGTCTACTGGCGCCTCAACCAGCAGCTTCGAGTAGAGAAAGGCTATCCCAGAAATATTGCCCACAACTGGATGCACTGTCATCCCCAGACTATAGACACTACCCCATCAGGTGGGAATACCACTCCCTCAGGTACGGGTACAACCTTGGATACCACTCTCTCAGCCACAGAAACCACGTTTGAATACTGA
- the MMP19 gene encoding matrix metalloproteinase-19 isoform X1 codes for MNWQQLWLGFLLPMTVSGRVLGLAEVAAVDYLSQYGYLQKPLEGSNNFKPEDITEALRAFQEASELPVSGQLDDATRARMRQPRCGLEDPFNQKTLKYLLLGRWRKKHLTFRILNLPSTLPPHTARTALRQAFEDWSNVAPLTFREVQAGAADIRLSFHGRQSSYCSNTFDGPGRVLAHADIPELGSVHFDEDEFWTEGTYRGVNLRIIAAHEVGHALGLGHSRYSQALMAPVYQGYRPHFKLHPDDVAGIQALYGKKSPVIRDEEEEETELPTVPPVPTEPSPMPDPCSSELDAMMLGPRGKTYAFKGDYVWTVTDSGPGPLFRVSALWEGLPGNLDAAVYSPRTQWIHFFKGDKVWRYINFKMSPGFPKKLNRVEPNLDAALYWPLNQKVFLFKGSGYWQWDELARTDFSSYPKPIKGLFTGVPNQPSAAMSWQDGRVYFFKGKVYWRLNQQLRVEKGYPRNIAHNWMHCHPQTIDTTPSGGNTTPSGTGTTLDTTLSATETTFEY; via the exons ATGAACTGGCAGCAGCTGTGGCTGGGCTTCCTACTCCCCATGACAGTCTCAGGCCGGGTCCTGGGGCTTGCAGAGGTGGCGGCCGTG GACTACCTGTCACAATATGGGTACCTACAGAAGCCTCTAGAAGGATCTAATAACTTCAAGCCAGAAGATATTACCGAGGCTCTGAG aGCTTTTCAGGAAGCATCTGAACTTCCAGTCTCAGGTCAGCTGGATGATGCCACAAGGGCCCGCATGAGGCAGCCTCGTTGTGGCCTAGAGGATCCCTTCAACCAGAAGACCCTTAAATACCTGTTGCTGG GCCGCTGGAGAAAGAAGCACCTGACTTTCCGCATCTTGAACCTGCCCTCCACCCTTCCACCCCACACAGCCCGGACAGCCCTGCGTCAAGCCTTCGAGGACTGGAGCAACGTGGCTCCCTTGACCTTCCGAGAGGTGCAGGCTGGCGCGGCTGACATCCGCCTCTCCTTCCATGGCCGCCAAAGCTCGTACTGTTCCAATACTTTTGATGGGCCTG GGAGAGTCCTGGCCCATGCCGACATCCCAGAGCTGGGCAGTGTGCACTTCGATGAAGACGAGTTCTGGACTGAGGGGACCTACCGCGGGGTGAACCTGCGCATCATTGCAGCCCATGAAGTGGGCCATGCTCTGGGGCTTGGGCACTCCCGATATTCCCAGGCCCTCATGGCCCCAGTCTACCAGGGCTACCGGCCCCACTTCAAGCTGCACCCAGATGATGTGGCAGGGATCCAGGCTCTCTATG GCAAGAAGAGTCCAGTGATAAGggatgaggaagaagaagagacagaGCTGCCCACTGTGCCCCCAGTGCCCACAGAACCCAGTCCCATGCCAGACCCCTGCAGTAGTGAACTGGATGCCATGATGCTGG GGCCCCGTGGGAAGACCTATGCTTTCAAGGGGGACTATGTGTGGACTGTAACAGATTCAGGACCGGGCCCCTTGTTCCGAGTGTCTGCCCTTTGGGAGGGGCTCCCCGGAAACCTGGATGCTGCTGTCTACTCGCCTCGAACACAATGGATTCACTTCTTTAAGG GAGACAAGGTGTGGCGCTACATTAATTTCAAGATGTCTCCTGGCTTCCCCAAGAAGCTGAATAGGGTAGAACCTAACCTGGATGCAGCTCTCTATTGGCCTCTCAACCAAAAGGTGTTCCTCTTTAAG GGCTCCGGGTACTGGCAGTGGGACGAGCTAGCCCGAACCGACTTCAGCAGCTACCCCAAACCAATCAAGGGTTTGTTTACGGGAGTGCCAAACCAGCCCTCGGCTGCTATGAGTTGGCAAGATGGCCGAGTCTACTTCTTCAAGGGCAAAGTCTACTGGCGCCTCAACCAGCAGCTTCGAGTAGAGAAAGGCTATCCCAGAAATATTGCCCACAACTGGATGCACTGTCATCCCCAGACTATAGACACTACCCCATCAGGTGGGAATACCACTCCCTCAGGTACGGGTACAACCTTGGATACCACTCTCTCAGCCACAGAAACCACGTTTGAATACTGA
- the ORMDL2 gene encoding ORM1-like protein 2, translating to MNVGVAHSEVNPNTRVMNSRGIWLAYIILVGLLHVVLLSIPFFSIPVVWTLTNVIHNLAMYVFLHTVKGTPFETPDQGKARLLTHWEQMDYGLQFTSSRKFLSISPIVLYLLASFYTKYDAAHFLINTASLLSVLLPKLPQFHGVRVFGINKY from the exons ATGAATGTGGGGGTAGCACACAGCGAAGTAAACCCCAACACTCGAGTGATGAATAGCCGAGGCATCTGGCTGGCCTACATCATCTTGGTAGGATTGCTGCATGTGGTTCTACTCAGCATCCCCTTCTTCAGCATTCCTGTTGTCTGGACCCTGACCAACGTTATCCATAACCTG GCTATGTATGTCTTCCTTCATACGGTGAAAGGGACACCCTTTGAGACTCCTGACCAAGGAAAGGCTCGGCTACTGACACACTGGGAGCAAATGGACTATGGGCTCCAGTTTACCTCTTCCCGCAAGTTCCTCAGCATCTCTCCTATTGTGCT ATATCTCCTGGCCAGCTTCTATACCAAGTATGATGCTGCACACTTCCTCATCAACACAGCCTCATTGCTAAGTGTACTGCTGCCGAAGTTGCCCCAGTTCCATGGGGTTCGTGTCTTTGGCATCAACAAATACTGA
- the MMP19 gene encoding matrix metalloproteinase-19 isoform X3, translated as MRQPRCGLEDPFNQKTLKYLLLGRWRKKHLTFRILNLPSTLPPHTARTALRQAFEDWSNVAPLTFREVQAGAADIRLSFHGRQSSYCSNTFDGPGRVLAHADIPELGSVHFDEDEFWTEGTYRGVNLRIIAAHEVGHALGLGHSRYSQALMAPVYQGYRPHFKLHPDDVAGIQALYGKKSPVIRDEEEEETELPTVPPVPTEPSPMPDPCSSELDAMMLGPRGKTYAFKGDYVWTVTDSGPGPLFRVSALWEGLPGNLDAAVYSPRTQWIHFFKGDKVWRYINFKMSPGFPKKLNRVEPNLDAALYWPLNQKVFLFKGSGYWQWDELARTDFSSYPKPIKGLFTGVPNQPSAAMSWQDGRVYFFKGKVYWRLNQQLRVEKGYPRNIAHNWMHCHPQTIDTTPSGGNTTPSGTGTTLDTTLSATETTFEY; from the exons ATGAGGCAGCCTCGTTGTGGCCTAGAGGATCCCTTCAACCAGAAGACCCTTAAATACCTGTTGCTGG GCCGCTGGAGAAAGAAGCACCTGACTTTCCGCATCTTGAACCTGCCCTCCACCCTTCCACCCCACACAGCCCGGACAGCCCTGCGTCAAGCCTTCGAGGACTGGAGCAACGTGGCTCCCTTGACCTTCCGAGAGGTGCAGGCTGGCGCGGCTGACATCCGCCTCTCCTTCCATGGCCGCCAAAGCTCGTACTGTTCCAATACTTTTGATGGGCCTG GGAGAGTCCTGGCCCATGCCGACATCCCAGAGCTGGGCAGTGTGCACTTCGATGAAGACGAGTTCTGGACTGAGGGGACCTACCGCGGGGTGAACCTGCGCATCATTGCAGCCCATGAAGTGGGCCATGCTCTGGGGCTTGGGCACTCCCGATATTCCCAGGCCCTCATGGCCCCAGTCTACCAGGGCTACCGGCCCCACTTCAAGCTGCACCCAGATGATGTGGCAGGGATCCAGGCTCTCTATG GCAAGAAGAGTCCAGTGATAAGggatgaggaagaagaagagacagaGCTGCCCACTGTGCCCCCAGTGCCCACAGAACCCAGTCCCATGCCAGACCCCTGCAGTAGTGAACTGGATGCCATGATGCTGG GGCCCCGTGGGAAGACCTATGCTTTCAAGGGGGACTATGTGTGGACTGTAACAGATTCAGGACCGGGCCCCTTGTTCCGAGTGTCTGCCCTTTGGGAGGGGCTCCCCGGAAACCTGGATGCTGCTGTCTACTCGCCTCGAACACAATGGATTCACTTCTTTAAGG GAGACAAGGTGTGGCGCTACATTAATTTCAAGATGTCTCCTGGCTTCCCCAAGAAGCTGAATAGGGTAGAACCTAACCTGGATGCAGCTCTCTATTGGCCTCTCAACCAAAAGGTGTTCCTCTTTAAG GGCTCCGGGTACTGGCAGTGGGACGAGCTAGCCCGAACCGACTTCAGCAGCTACCCCAAACCAATCAAGGGTTTGTTTACGGGAGTGCCAAACCAGCCCTCGGCTGCTATGAGTTGGCAAGATGGCCGAGTCTACTTCTTCAAGGGCAAAGTCTACTGGCGCCTCAACCAGCAGCTTCGAGTAGAGAAAGGCTATCCCAGAAATATTGCCCACAACTGGATGCACTGTCATCCCCAGACTATAGACACTACCCCATCAGGTGGGAATACCACTCCCTCAGGTACGGGTACAACCTTGGATACCACTCTCTCAGCCACAGAAACCACGTTTGAATACTGA